A window of Sedimentibacter sp. MB31-C6 genomic DNA:
AAACAAGGTTAATTGAGTTTGGCAGTTTTGCTGAAATAAACTGTTATAGACGAAATAAAAGTAAACCAGAGACATTTGATTTCTTGGGCTTTACTCATTATTGTAGTAAAAGCCGAGGAGGGCGATTCAGGGTTAAAAGAAAGACCAGTAAAAAGAAGTTTAAAATAAAAGTAAGTAATTTCAAGAAATGGATTATTGAAAACAGAATCTTACCGCTAAAAGAGATAATTGAGAAAGTTAATTTAAAGTTAAAAGGACACTATCATTATTATGGAATTACAGATAATACAAAAATGATTAGAAGGTACTACTATGAAGTCGAGAAACTCTTATACAAATGGCTAAATAGAAGAAGCCAACGTAATAGTTACAATTATGATAAATTTAAAATGATGCTTAGATATTATCCATTAGAACAACCAAAGATTTTTGTAAGTGTCTATGACATATGACGTGAAATATATTATGAGGAGCCGTGTGCAGTAACTCTGCAAGCACGGTTCTGGGAGGAGCATGCACCGTGAGGTGCATGTTTATTCGACAGGACAGAATGAAAATAGTTTGTTTGGGAGACAATTTAGATAGTTTAACATATGGTTATATGATAAGAAGGTCTAAGATATGGACTAATTTATAACTGAGAGCGTATCAGCAAATCCAGGCAAATATTGAAATATTCGACAAAGTAATTACGGGATTTCATGAAAAAACCCTTGGACTAAAGTTCAAGGGTTTTTATGATTAAGTGAATTCTCAAAATGTAAAATGAAAGACTGTCTCTAAAATTAATTGTATGTATTGCTTAACATCTTCTGAATCTAAAATTGGAATTTTCCAATAATTTATATAATCTTTAGGAACTATCAAAGATATAATTGCAGCTGTATTAGGCACAATACCTGCTGACCTGACCACATCATTAAGCTCATTTGACATAAAGCTAATACCTCCGGCATCTTCGCTTATTAATTTAGCAATATCAGCAATTATTGATACCTTGTCTGTGGATGTTTCAGCAGTCATCAGACTTTCTCCAAGTTTAACTATAATTTCTGCAAAATTAACCGTTGCTTTTTTTAGTTGTCCTTTTACTATGGGCATAGAATCAGTTTTAATAATATAGGGAATATCATATTTAACAGCTGTATTTACCAATGCTTTAGCAACTACAATATTATCAATTCCTTCTTGTGCGCGAAATAAATATGTATTGCTAATAATATTTTTTGATAAATCAGGTATATATGCCTTACTTTCAACTATCATATTAGGGACTAAATCTATTCCCAATGATTTCATAATATCTGCCTTATCTCCAATTGCTGTATTTCCTTCATTATCTTCATTAGGACCGATTCCGCCTTCTGAACCGTTAACATTTAAAAGCAATGAAACGGGAATACCGTTAATATCAACAACAGTACCAGCCATCTTATCTATGCAGCCTTCATATTTATGAGAAGTTACATAAACTTTATCAGGAGATTTTTTATAAAATGAATCCATTACAGCTAAAGCTATAGCTCCTTGAAGTGCAACAGGTGTCTCCATTACACCTTGTCCATACATTCTGCCGAATGTTTTAATAGCAACAGATTGTGTATAAATACCATCTTCATTTACAGCTCTATTTAACAACTCAATTTCATAAGGAGTTAAGCCGCGTCGTGAATAAGATTTACCTATTCCGCCTTCATAAGTTTCGACAGTTATGACACCTGTTACACAGTCACCTGATACACTTTTTATTTTGGTATCAGTTTTAAGAGCGTGATTCATAATGGCTGCGACAACTGCAAAACCGGCTGAATCATCTTGAACAAAGGAGCTGTGGCTGTGAACATGTCCTACACCTACATGACCTAATACAGCTATAACACCATGATTTTTATTTGAGATAGAAATAGTATAATTTTTCATAATATTACTCCAATAATTTACTATGCTTCATAAACCTTTTTACCATCTAAATATGTTGCAACTACTTTTGTTTCGAGAATTTCTTCGTCATTTTGCAAGTTAAATAAATCTTTGTTAAGTACTATGAAATCTGCTAGTTTATCAACTGATATTGAGCCTTTGATTTTTTCTTCCCTTGAAGCATATGCTCCTTCGATTGTATATGCTTTTATTGCTTCATTCATACTTATTTTTTCTTCAGGAAGATATATCTTTTTATCATCATTAGTTATATTCTTTCTAGCAACAGCAGAATAAATATTAGGCATTGTATTAAAAGTTTCTACAGGACAATCTGTGCCGAAAGAAGCGTGAATACCCTTATCAATCATGGTTTTCCATGCATATGATGTTTCAGCAAGTTCATTTCCAACTCTTTCTCTTACTATATTCATGTCATAATCTATGAAAATTGGTTGAATAAGTGCTAATACATTAAGTTCTTTTAATCTATCTAATAACTTTTCATCAGTTATTTGACAGTGAACAATACCATGTCGAGGATTATGCTTTGGTGCCATTTTCTGTGCGTATTCTATTGAATTAAGTGACATTTCAATTGCTTTGTCACCAATTCCATGTATTGCCACAGGACAATCATTTTTATGAGCAAGAAGTACCAACTCATTTAATTCATCCTGTGTAAATGTTTCAATGCCTTTTGTTGAAGGGTCGTCGTTATAAGGTTTTCTTAAAGCTGCTGTTCTAGCTCCTAAGGAACCATCGCTTAGAAGTTTAATACAATTTACACGATACTTATCATTACCACATCCGAATTTGTATCCTTCATCAAAAAATTTCTGAATCTCTGATGTTTTTTGCAACAAACACTGTTCACCAATTCGTATGTTTAAATTATCTGACTCATTTAGCTCGCGAAATGCCTTGAATAAAGTATTATAATCGCTGTTTTGAATATATCCTATGTCATCTGATTGTACAGATGTCAAGCCCTGTGACAAAGCCTTATATTGAGCATCATAAATTATATTTTTAAGTACATCTAAGTTTAATGTAGAAATATTAGCTTTAATAGTATCTAATAAATTTTCCTTGATTACACCGTTTGGTTCACCATTAGGCAATGTTTCAGCAAGATTTCCGTACTTTGCAGCTGTTTCTTTATTAAGACCTACTAATTTTAGAGCTGCTGAGTTTAAAACTCCAATGTGAAAACAAGCACGCATTATTAATGTGGGAATATTACCTGTTATGTCATCTAAGTCAAATTTATTAGGGAATCTTTTTTCATCAGTAAAATAATCATGATTCCAGCCTTCGCCTTCAATCCAGGATTTATCATCAGATTCACGCTTTGACAAGCTCTCCTTAAGACGCTTTTTAATTTCTGCAATACTTTTTGTACCGACTAAATTTACACTTCTCATGCTTTTTGCGAAATGAATGAAATGCATATGAGAATCATTAAACCCAGGTAATACTAAATGTCCTTTTAAATCAACTTCGTTATAATTGCTGTTAATTTGTTTTAAATAATTCTTTGCTTCTAATTCAGCTCCAACATAAATAAATTTATTATCATTAACTATAAAAGCATCTGCTGTAGAAACATTTTCATCCATTGTATGAATTTTTCCGTTTTTATATAAAGTTTTCAAAATCTCCTCCTAATATATTTAAATTATTCTGCTGTTTCTTTCTTTAGTTTTTTATCAAAGTATAAGTAAACAAAACAGCCGATGGCAGGAACAACAAGGCCTATCAATGCAGTAATAGGGTCTTCAATTAATGTGTTAAGCATTAAGCCTATAAAAATTAAAACTGTGATAATTACTGTTGTAGGGTATCCCCAAATTTTATAAGGTTTATCCAATTTAGGATACTTTTTGCGATAAATAATAACGGCAGCAATAACCAATACATTAAATAGCATACCTGAGAATACAACCATTGAAGTTAGCTGGTCGAGGTTTCTGAACAATACCAGTGCAATAGATATGATACACTGACTGATAATTGATATATGAGGAACTTTATAAACAGGATGAGTTTTTCCATAACTTTTAAAGAAATGACCTTCCTTTGCCATAGCATAGTAATTTCTTGGGAAAGCAAGAATCATACCGTTCAATGAACCAAACATTGATATTAACATTCCCGCTAAAACTATTGTGCCGCCAATATTGCCAAAAATTCGTTTAGCAACTTCGGTTCCCAAATAGTAATTGCCGTCATTAATCATTGTTACAATTTCATTATGGGGTATAACTTTAAAAATTGCAAAATTAAATAAAGCATAGATTAATGTGATTGCAGTTATTGTAATAATAATTGCAAGGGGTAAATTTTTCTTAGGGTTTTTTATTTCTTCTGCAACATTATTTAAGTTAGTCCAACCTTCGTATGCCCATAGAGTTGCAACAGTTGCAAATGCTATCATTCCTATTATTTCTGAAAGACCTACATTGCTTCCATCAGCTGGAGCTAAGCTTAAATCAGGTGTTTGACTTCCAAATGCAAAGGCACCAATCATTATAATAGCAATAGGTATTAGCTTAGCCACCATCGATATATTCTGCAATATAGAAGCTTTTTTTACACCAAAGTAATTATAGATAGATAAACCAATAATTAATCCAATAGCAATAATTTTTATTGCAATGTCACTTAAACCAACAAAAGCTCTCAGCGCAGTAGGCAAAGCAATAGCCACTGCAGCAATTGAACCTGCACCGCTTATTAGCCAGCTTGTAAATCCGAATAAAAAGCCTGCTATTGGATGATATGCTTCATTTAAATAGACTACCATACCTCCTGCTACAGGTCTTGAAGCACCTAATTCGGCAAAACAAAGACCACCAAGCAAGGAAACGATTCCTCCGATAATCCAACACAATAGTGATAGTCCCATGCTCATACCGGTTCTCATCAATACATAGGATCCAAGATAAAATATTCCTGAACCTATCATGATGCCACCAATAATGCTTGCACCACCGAACACGCCAATTTCTTGCTTAAATTCAGACTTGTTCGGCTCAGTTGTACTAGTTTCGTTTTTTCTCATTTTTCATTTCTCCTTCATTATAGATTGATATTTTAAATAACAAAATAAGTTTAAGCAAATTTTATGCCAATAATATTTAAAGTTTAAATGATTAGAAAGGCTTAAGTTTAAATCAACTATTTTTGTATTCGAAGATTAATAAGACAAAAGAATAAATAATCCTTATATAATCCTATTAAATAAATTATTAGCCTATTAATTTATTAAAAATATGTTATAATAGGACGTGTTAATTCATATTAGTAATCTTTGGAGGACAGAATTTTTATGAAGACAGTATTAATGATTTACAATAACAGGGAAAATTGGACTGTAATTGAGTATTTAAAAGGCTGTATAGAATCTATTTTTGAAAATTATGTACAGGTTAACAATGTGTTTTTAAATGA
This region includes:
- a CDS encoding APC family permease, translating into MRKNETSTTEPNKSEFKQEIGVFGGASIIGGIMIGSGIFYLGSYVLMRTGMSMGLSLLCWIIGGIVSLLGGLCFAELGASRPVAGGMVVYLNEAYHPIAGFLFGFTSWLISGAGSIAAVAIALPTALRAFVGLSDIAIKIIAIGLIIGLSIYNYFGVKKASILQNISMVAKLIPIAIIMIGAFAFGSQTPDLSLAPADGSNVGLSEIIGMIAFATVATLWAYEGWTNLNNVAEEIKNPKKNLPLAIIITITAITLIYALFNFAIFKVIPHNEIVTMINDGNYYLGTEVAKRIFGNIGGTIVLAGMLISMFGSLNGMILAFPRNYYAMAKEGHFFKSYGKTHPVYKVPHISIISQCIISIALVLFRNLDQLTSMVVFSGMLFNVLVIAAVIIYRKKYPKLDKPYKIWGYPTTVIITVLIFIGLMLNTLIEDPITALIGLVVPAIGCFVYLYFDKKLKKETAE
- a CDS encoding amidohydrolase yields the protein MKTLYKNGKIHTMDENVSTADAFIVNDNKFIYVGAELEAKNYLKQINSNYNEVDLKGHLVLPGFNDSHMHFIHFAKSMRSVNLVGTKSIAEIKKRLKESLSKRESDDKSWIEGEGWNHDYFTDEKRFPNKFDLDDITGNIPTLIMRACFHIGVLNSAALKLVGLNKETAAKYGNLAETLPNGEPNGVIKENLLDTIKANISTLNLDVLKNIIYDAQYKALSQGLTSVQSDDIGYIQNSDYNTLFKAFRELNESDNLNIRIGEQCLLQKTSEIQKFFDEGYKFGCGNDKYRVNCIKLLSDGSLGARTAALRKPYNDDPSTKGIETFTQDELNELVLLAHKNDCPVAIHGIGDKAIEMSLNSIEYAQKMAPKHNPRHGIVHCQITDEKLLDRLKELNVLALIQPIFIDYDMNIVRERVGNELAETSYAWKTMIDKGIHASFGTDCPVETFNTMPNIYSAVARKNITNDDKKIYLPEEKISMNEAIKAYTIEGAYASREEKIKGSISVDKLADFIVLNKDLFNLQNDEEILETKVVATYLDGKKVYEA